The segment ATTATAGATATTTTACGATAAGGAGCTGAAAAAAATGGAAAAATTAATAAATGAAGAATTGATTATTTTAGATATGGAAGCTTTGACAAAAGAAGAAGCTATAAATGAATTAGCCCTATGCATAGATAAGCAAGATAGGCTAATTAGTTATAATGGATATGTTAAAAAGGTTTTTGATAGAGAAAATGAATTTTCAACAGCTGTAGGGTATGAAGTTGCAATTCCCCATGGCAAATCTGATTCGGTTAAAAGTGCCGCTTTAGCTTTTGGAAGGCTTAAAGATGATATAAAGTGGAGTGAGGAAGAAAGTGTAAGATATGTATTTTTGATTGCTGTTCCTGAAAAAGAAGCTGGGAACAGACATCTACAGATATTAGCACAAATATCAAGAGGACTTATGAGAGAAGAATTTAGAGAAAAACTTAAAAACG is part of the Haloimpatiens sp. FM7315 genome and harbors:
- a CDS encoding PTS sugar transporter subunit IIA — protein: MEKLINEELIILDMEALTKEEAINELALCIDKQDRLISYNGYVKKVFDRENEFSTAVGYEVAIPHGKSDSVKSAALAFGRLKDDIKWSEEESVRYVFLIAVPEKEAGNRHLQILAQISRGLMREEFREKLKNASTKDQILEILNN